One genomic region from candidate division Zixibacteria bacterium HGW-Zixibacteria-1 encodes:
- a CDS encoding type III restriction endonuclease subunit R — MPQSKIDKLIINSPYEEPEHHWKYDRETRLFSKEPGRRPAGYVVATEGSKAFDDPGQFIEIAAVNQIRPRIKAWRESGYVGVTGITRKLLEHWYDPEARDHRRFFFCQLEAIETLIWLAEAPKSQTVGLEISTNGGEFTRLCSKMATGSGKTIVMAMLIAWQVLNKVTYPQNAGFSKNFFVVAPGLTVKKRLQVLIPSSPGNYYDEFNIIPPGLMDKLRQGKILIRNWHALSWDTEERLAKKKTVDKRGAKSDEAYVRDVLGDMANARNIIVINDEAHHAWRVPAESKIKGVKKEDIEAATVWISGLDRINAARQILNCYDFSATPFAPSGKKSSEEALFTWIVSDFGLNDAIESGLVKTPRVVIRDDGEMDVKSYKSKLYHIYVHVKDDLNRKAEEHEPLPDLVTNAYYLLAKDWLETLKNWQKAGHKIPPVMITVANRTETAARVKYAFDHKRIRIDELCDPTKILHIDSKVLDEAESQEELPVLNNDDIESGEEDQPERKLTKKELAELLRQTVDTVGKIGKPGEHVQKVISVGMLSEGWDAKTVTHIMGLRAFSSQLLCEQVVGRGLRRTSYDINKETGLFEAEYVNIFGVPFTFLPHESKDGPPPPPSPPKTRIEAVIEKQAFEISWPNIIRIDHVFRPTLSLDISAVNSLGLNAYETRTLADLAPVVEGKPDVTRIAEIDLADLAKRYRMQKIIFETARDVYEQMKPDKWRGNKEYLLAQVIGIVEQFIRSEKVKIFPPIFWQHEDKKRILLTLNMNKIVQHIWENIIFNNTESLTVVFDNEKPIKSTGDMPTWFTGKPCEYAKRSHINHCVYDSTWEASEAYELDRNKHVDAWVKNDHLGFEILYLFDGMVRKYRPDFIIRLRNGAHLVLEVKGVDSQQNKTKRAFLDEWIRAVNAHGGFGTWKWAVSYNPRDVEAILDSIL; from the coding sequence ATGCCTCAGTCGAAAATCGATAAACTTATAATAAATTCTCCATACGAAGAGCCCGAACATCATTGGAAATATGATCGGGAGACCCGGCTTTTTTCAAAAGAACCGGGCCGCAGACCGGCTGGGTATGTGGTGGCCACCGAAGGCTCAAAGGCCTTTGACGATCCGGGCCAATTTATAGAAATTGCCGCGGTCAATCAAATCAGACCTCGGATAAAAGCATGGCGGGAATCCGGCTACGTCGGAGTGACTGGAATCACAAGAAAACTGCTGGAGCATTGGTATGATCCCGAGGCAAGAGACCACAGGCGGTTTTTCTTTTGCCAGCTTGAAGCTATCGAAACATTGATCTGGCTGGCTGAAGCGCCAAAATCGCAAACCGTCGGACTGGAAATAAGCACCAACGGTGGTGAGTTTACCAGATTATGTTCAAAGATGGCGACCGGTTCCGGTAAGACAATTGTTATGGCGATGCTAATCGCCTGGCAGGTGTTGAATAAAGTAACTTATCCCCAGAATGCAGGATTTTCCAAGAATTTCTTTGTTGTGGCTCCCGGACTGACCGTTAAGAAGAGGCTGCAGGTATTGATTCCTTCGTCTCCGGGTAATTATTACGATGAATTTAATATTATCCCACCCGGACTAATGGATAAACTTAGACAGGGTAAAATTCTCATACGAAACTGGCATGCCTTAAGCTGGGATACCGAAGAGAGGCTTGCCAAAAAGAAGACTGTCGATAAACGTGGGGCAAAAAGTGATGAGGCGTATGTCCGGGATGTTCTGGGAGATATGGCCAATGCGCGAAATATTATCGTGATAAATGATGAAGCGCACCATGCCTGGCGGGTCCCGGCGGAATCAAAAATTAAGGGAGTCAAGAAAGAGGATATCGAAGCGGCTACGGTCTGGATAAGCGGTCTGGACCGTATTAATGCCGCACGGCAAATATTAAATTGTTATGATTTCTCCGCCACTCCTTTTGCGCCATCCGGGAAGAAAAGCTCGGAGGAGGCTTTATTTACTTGGATAGTAAGTGACTTTGGCCTGAATGATGCGATTGAATCAGGCCTGGTGAAGACACCACGAGTTGTTATCAGAGATGATGGCGAAATGGATGTCAAATCCTACAAATCAAAGCTATATCATATTTATGTGCATGTAAAAGATGATCTTAACAGGAAGGCTGAAGAGCATGAACCGTTGCCGGACCTGGTGACAAATGCATATTATTTGCTTGCAAAGGACTGGCTGGAGACTTTGAAGAACTGGCAGAAGGCGGGACACAAAATCCCACCGGTCATGATAACGGTGGCCAATAGAACTGAGACCGCCGCGCGTGTAAAGTATGCTTTCGATCATAAACGAATTCGAATCGATGAACTTTGCGATCCCACCAAGATTTTGCATATTGATTCGAAAGTCTTGGATGAAGCCGAATCGCAAGAAGAACTGCCTGTATTGAATAATGATGATATCGAATCAGGAGAAGAAGACCAGCCTGAAAGGAAATTGACCAAGAAAGAACTGGCCGAATTACTGAGGCAGACAGTTGATACGGTCGGTAAGATTGGTAAACCGGGTGAACATGTCCAGAAGGTTATTTCTGTCGGCATGTTGTCCGAGGGTTGGGATGCCAAAACTGTCACACATATTATGGGCCTGCGGGCATTCTCAAGCCAGTTATTATGTGAACAGGTCGTGGGACGAGGATTAAGAAGAACCAGCTATGATATTAATAAAGAAACAGGTCTGTTCGAGGCCGAATACGTTAATATATTCGGTGTTCCATTTACATTCCTGCCCCATGAATCAAAAGACGGCCCGCCGCCGCCGCCATCACCGCCTAAGACAAGGATTGAGGCTGTGATAGAAAAGCAGGCATTTGAGATTAGCTGGCCAAATATTATTCGAATTGACCATGTTTTTAGACCAACTCTTTCATTGGATATATCGGCAGTAAATTCCCTGGGGCTCAATGCTTATGAGACCAGGACTCTGGCTGATCTGGCTCCAGTGGTCGAAGGCAAACCCGATGTAACCAGGATTGCTGAAATCGATCTGGCTGACTTGGCCAAGCGTTATCGAATGCAAAAGATTATTTTTGAAACTGCCAGAGATGTTTATGAACAGATGAAGCCCGATAAATGGAGAGGCAATAAAGAATATCTACTTGCACAGGTGATTGGAATTGTTGAACAGTTTATAAGATCGGAAAAGGTTAAGATATTTCCGCCAATTTTCTGGCAACATGAAGATAAGAAGCGGATCTTGCTGACCTTGAATATGAACAAGATTGTCCAGCACATTTGGGAAAATATTATTTTCAACAATACCGAATCCTTGACTGTGGTTTTTGATAATGAAAAGCCAATTAAATCAACCGGCGATATGCCAACCTGGTTCACCGGCAAACCATGCGAATATGCCAAAAGATCACATATAAATCACTGTGTTTACGATAGCACATGGGAAGCTTCAGAAGCTTATGAATTGGACAGGAACAAACATGTGGACGCCTGGGTAAAGAATGACCATTTGGGATTTGAGATACTATATTTATTCGATGGGATGGTCCGAAAATACCGCCCGGATTTTATTATAAGGTTAAGAAACGGCGCCCATTTGGTTCTGGAAGTCAAAGGGGTTGACAGCCAGCAGAACAAGACAAAGCGCGCTTTTCTAGATGAATGGATCCGGGCTGTAAATGCCCATGGCGGATTTGGCACCTGGAAGTGGGCAGTTTCTTATAATCCGAGGGATGTAGAAGCCATCTTGGATTCAATTTTATAA
- a CDS encoding transcriptional regulator: MDLIKRLEIYRLENKISQEKLAEMLGVAFSTVNRWLNGHTEPNKIQKYHIEKLLKGKK, translated from the coding sequence ATGGATCTAATCAAAAGGCTTGAAATCTATCGCTTAGAAAATAAAATCTCTCAGGAGAAATTAGCTGAAATGCTTGGAGTGGCATTTTCGACTGTTAACCGCTGGCTCAATGGTCATACAGAACCGAATAAGATTCAGAAATATCATATAGAGAAACTATTAAAGGGCAAGAAATGA